In one Arcobacter lacus genomic region, the following are encoded:
- a CDS encoding DUF4365 domain-containing protein, producing MELPTRDAKHVTETSSYKIFSRNIPNHWIIREVSERDYGIDCYIELVNNQNQVTGELISVQLKGKQKIKWTKDDYFTFSGINISTTNYWMKFPTPVFICLVDLETEEVFYSSVKESVRKNFYSYIKQDTFSYKIYKKDKLEVSTLENFIFSYFSDKHWKNLDININTFLSNYARYTDFIKENTGRDCFMGVDIDRVLYLKVFYENIRFLCLHFQIEWKLKSISDYFSESQKSFGDAYYIHEYYIDEIVTKLGELLSPVSLKIKDHITNIESEYWHIMDLQLYNLVINIDDDGSVPSFI from the coding sequence ATGGAGTTACCAACTAGAGATGCAAAACATGTAACTGAGACTAGTTCTTATAAAATATTCTCTAGAAATATACCCAACCATTGGATTATTAGAGAAGTTAGTGAACGAGACTATGGAATTGATTGTTATATCGAGTTAGTAAACAATCAAAATCAAGTTACAGGTGAACTTATTTCAGTTCAACTAAAAGGTAAACAAAAAATAAAGTGGACGAAAGATGACTATTTTACTTTTTCAGGAATAAACATATCAACAACGAATTACTGGATGAAGTTTCCCACTCCAGTCTTTATATGTCTTGTTGACCTAGAAACTGAAGAGGTTTTTTATTCGTCAGTTAAAGAGTCAGTTAGAAAAAACTTCTATTCCTATATTAAACAGGATACATTTTCTTATAAGATTTACAAGAAAGATAAGCTTGAAGTTTCAACTTTAGAAAATTTTATATTTTCTTATTTTTCTGATAAACATTGGAAAAACTTAGATATAAATATAAATACATTTTTATCAAATTACGCACGTTATACAGATTTCATTAAAGAGAATACCGGTAGAGACTGTTTTATGGGAGTAGATATTGATAGAGTTCTATATCTTAAAGTGTTCTATGAAAATATACGCTTTTTATGTCTGCATTTTCAAATTGAGTGGAAATTAAAGTCAATTAGTGATTATTTTTCAGAAAGCCAGAAATCTTTTGGCGATGCTTATTATATTCATGAATATTATATCGATGAAATAGTGACAAAATTAGGGGAGCTACTTTCTCCAGTTTCACTAAAAATTAAAGATCATATAACCAATATTGAATCTGAGTATTGGCATATTATGGATTTACAGCTATACAATCTTGTAATAAATATTGATGATGATGGAAGTGTTCCTTCATTTATTTAA
- a CDS encoding DNA-processing protein DprA — MIRTIDFRIPELLSMKKYPNEIFYIGNCELLKKRKISIIGTRRPSSYTKEFTHKLASNVIYNNK, encoded by the coding sequence ATGATTAGAACTATTGATTTTAGAATTCCTGAATTATTATCTATGAAAAAGTATCCTAATGAGATTTTTTATATTGGGAATTGTGAACTTCTAAAAAAAAGAAAAATATCTATAATAGGAACAAGAAGACCCTCTTCTTATACAAAAGAGTTTACGCATAAACTAGCTTCTAATGTCATTTATAATAATAAATAG
- a CDS encoding endonuclease, with translation MKKILLLITLLLTTIFAESFSESKKLLKEIYKDHQTTFYCGCKYNPLDKDNMIDRNSCGYVPRNELTKKGKENERANRIEWEHIMPAENFGRHLACWKDGGRKACSKDPIFNKMEADMHNLVPAIGELNADRSNFRYGADKPKVGMYGECKFEVDFDVNRAYVRDEIKGDIARAYLYMSKTYNINLSDQERKLMESWDKQDPIDEWEIEKNKRIENIK, from the coding sequence TTGAAAAAAATACTATTACTAATAACTCTTTTATTAACAACAATATTCGCAGAATCATTTAGTGAATCAAAAAAACTGTTAAAAGAAATATATAAAGACCATCAAACAACTTTTTATTGTGGTTGTAAATATAATCCTCTAGATAAAGATAATATGATTGATAGAAATAGTTGTGGTTATGTTCCAAGAAATGAACTAACAAAAAAAGGTAAAGAGAATGAGAGAGCCAATAGAATAGAGTGGGAACATATAATGCCTGCTGAAAACTTTGGAAGACATTTAGCTTGTTGGAAAGATGGTGGAAGAAAAGCTTGTTCTAAAGACCCTATATTTAATAAAATGGAAGCTGATATGCATAACCTTGTTCCTGCTATTGGTGAATTAAATGCTGATAGAAGTAATTTTAGATATGGAGCAGATAAACCAAAAGTTGGAATGTATGGTGAGTGTAAATTTGAAGTTGATTTTGATGTTAATAGAGCTTATGTAAGAGATGAAATAAAAGGTGATATAGCAAGAGCATATCTTTATATGAGTAAAACATATAATATTAATTTATCTGACCAAGAAAGAAAACTAATGGAATCTTGGGATAAGCAAGACCCAATAGATGAATGGGAAATTGAGAAGAATAAAAGAATTGAGAATATTAAATAA
- a CDS encoding excalibur calcium-binding domain-containing protein has product MHKILIVIALTLSLFSAETKKQKTEVKQEFKCEGKKTCKEMKSCKEAMFYLRECGVSRLDRDKDGIPCETICR; this is encoded by the coding sequence ATGCATAAAATTCTAATAGTAATTGCGCTTACATTATCTCTTTTCTCAGCAGAAACAAAAAAGCAAAAAACAGAAGTAAAGCAAGAATTCAAGTGTGAAGGTAAAAAAACGTGTAAAGAGATGAAAAGTTGTAAAGAAGCAATGTTTTATCTAAGAGAGTGTGGAGTATCAAGACTAGATAGAGATAAAGACGGTATTCCTTGTGAGACTATCTGTAGATAA
- a CDS encoding divergent polysaccharide deacetylase family protein — MNLKKIRLRKKLLQRYLKRKKLVQIFLLITLLLLLIPTISYFYINQKEISSKEEIKLQEQKVTNEEVMQEVLTQLEISKKDILKENDIFLKDIDINHKILEKVKEIKDNKKEYEQTTEIGEENIPLVEEKAAPIKKDTYVYNKKDKPKIAIIIDDVVSDSQKNKILNIGYPITMAFLPPTPTHKDSAKVAQNLSFYMIHFPLQASSAFKGEEINTLKITDSYETIENRVKQLRNWYTNAKYTNNHTGSVFTENDEAMDKLFKALVKYNFIFVDSKTSAKSVAQKYANKHNLPYISRNIFLDNEKSYEYIKSQLIKTIELAKKQGYAVAIGHPYDITLKVLKESKHLLNDVDPILVNKLPH; from the coding sequence ATGAATCTAAAAAAAATTCGACTAAGAAAAAAACTATTACAAAGATATCTAAAGAGAAAAAAACTAGTACAAATTTTTCTTTTAATAACTCTTTTATTATTACTAATTCCTACTATTAGTTATTTTTATATAAATCAAAAAGAAATCTCTTCTAAAGAAGAAATAAAACTACAAGAACAAAAAGTAACAAATGAAGAAGTTATGCAAGAAGTTTTAACTCAGCTTGAAATTTCAAAAAAAGATATATTAAAAGAAAATGATATTTTTTTAAAAGATATAGATATAAACCATAAAATACTTGAAAAAGTAAAAGAGATTAAAGATAATAAAAAAGAGTATGAGCAAACAACTGAAATAGGTGAAGAAAATATTCCTTTAGTTGAAGAAAAAGCAGCACCAATAAAAAAAGATACATATGTTTATAATAAGAAAGATAAACCAAAAATTGCAATAATAATAGATGATGTAGTTAGTGATTCACAAAAAAATAAAATTTTAAATATTGGTTATCCAATAACTATGGCTTTTTTACCACCAACTCCAACACATAAGGATTCGGCAAAAGTCGCTCAAAATCTATCTTTTTATATGATACACTTTCCTCTTCAAGCATCTAGTGCTTTTAAAGGTGAAGAAATTAATACTCTAAAAATAACTGATTCATATGAAACTATTGAAAATAGAGTAAAACAACTAAGAAACTGGTATACAAATGCAAAATATACAAATAATCATACAGGTTCAGTTTTCACTGAAAATGATGAAGCGATGGATAAATTATTTAAAGCTTTAGTTAAATACAACTTTATATTTGTTGATAGTAAAACAAGCGCAAAATCAGTTGCACAAAAGTATGCAAACAAACACAATCTTCCTTATATATCAAGAAATATATTTCTTGACAATGAAAAAAGCTACGAATATATAAAATCTCAACTCATCAAAACTATTGAACTGGCAAAAAAGCAAGGATATGCAGTTGCTATTGGTCATCCATATGATATAACACTAAAAGTACTAAAAGAGTCTAAACACCTTTTAAATGATGTTGATCCTATTCTTGTAAATAAATTACCACATTAA